In a genomic window of Papilio machaon chromosome 4, ilPapMach1.1, whole genome shotgun sequence:
- the LOC106716281 gene encoding somatostatin receptor type 2, whose amino-acid sequence MEIEEVEMYGHSNYSFDENSTLNGTYENCPNINLPVVYVVTQVLYALVCVVGLLGNTLVIYVVLRYSKMQTVTNMYIVNLAIADECFLIGIPFLIITMSVRSWPFGRFMCKAYMISTGINQFTSSIFLCIMSADRYIAVCHPIAAPRLRTPFVSRLVSAAAWTASALVMTPIFMYTTLIQSDNGLSCNIVWPEREFAKGQASFTLYSFALGFAAPLTLIFIFYCLVIRKLKTVGPKNKSKEKKRSHRKVTKLVLTVIAVYVLCWLPYWAFQVALIYSPPTECASRITITVFLVAACFSYSNSAMNPILYAFLSDNFKKSFLKACSCAAGKDVNATLHVENSVIPRKKGGGTARAQARAAAETRGLTAGVGASGAARAVCPAGSRSEASTAVTSRSAASEALALEARPAASPATLTPLIAHNGVSHSRL is encoded by the coding sequence ATGGAGATCGAGGAAGTGGAGATGTACGGCCACAGCAATTACTCCTTCGACGAGAACTCGACGTTGAACGGCACTTACGAGAACTGCCCCAACATAAACCTGCCCGTCGTGTACGTGGTGACGCAGGTGTTGTACGCACTCGTGTGCGTCGTCGGTCTGCTGGGCAACACGCTCGTTATCTACGTCGTGCTGCGCTACTCCAAGATGCAGACCGTCACCAACATGTACATCGTCAATTTGGCCATTGCTGACGAGTGCTTCCTCATAGGGATCCCCTTTCTCATAATAACGATGTCGGTGCGCTCTTGGCCGTTCGGACGCTTCATGTGCAAGGCGTATATGATATCGACCGGCATCAACCAGTTCACGAGCAGCATCTTCCTGTGCATCATGAGCGCGGACCGGTACATCGCGGTGTGTCACCCCATCGCCGCGCCGCGCCTGCGCACGCCTTTCGTGTCGCGCCTCGTGTCTGCCGCCGCGTGGACCGCCTCCGCGCTTGTCATGACGCCCATCTTCATGTACACCACGCTGATACAGAGCGACAATGGGCTCTCGTGCAACATCGTATGGCCCGAGCGCGAGTTCGCCAAGGGTCAGGCCTCCTTCACACTCTACTCCTTCGCGTTGGGCTTCGCTGCACCCCTCACTCTTATATTCATCTTCTACTGCCTTGTCATCCGCAAGCTGAAAACCGTTGGTCCGAAAAATAAGTCAAAGGAGAAGAAGCGCTCGCACAGGAAAGTAACAAAGCTGGTGTTGACGGTGATAGCGGTGTACGTGCTGTGCTGGCTGCCGTACTGGGCGTTCCAGGTGGCGCTGATCTACTCACCGCCCACCGAGTGCGCCAGCAGGATCACCATCACCGTGTTCCTGGTGGCGGCTTGTTTCAGTTACAGCAACTCCGCCATGAATCCCATCCTGTATGCCTTCCTGTCGGACAACTTCAAGAAGAGCTTCCTGAAGGCGTGCTCCTGTGCTGCCGGAAAAGACGTGAACGCCACGTTACACGTGGAGAACAGTGTGATACCGAGGAAGAAGGGCGGTGGGACTGCTCGAGCGCAAGCGCGAGCCGCGGCGGAGACGCGCGGACTGACAGCTGGCGTCGGCGCGAGCGGCGCAGCACGCGCGGTCTGCCCAGCCGGCTCGCGTTCTGAGGCCTCAACCGCAGTAACGTCGAGGTCGGCGGCGAGCGAGGCGCTGGCGCTGGAGGCACGCCCTGCGGCGTCCCCTGCTACTCTCACGCCCCTCATAGCGCACAACGGCGTGTCGCACTCGCGGCTCTGA